In Streptomyces ambofaciens ATCC 23877, a single genomic region encodes these proteins:
- a CDS encoding ATP-binding cassette domain-containing protein, which yields MDGPLGLAVTARDFGLRGPRGWAFRGVRVDADPGALIAVAGPSGSGRTCLLLALTGRMRPTEGTATVGGLRLPRRMSALRRVCALAHVPGVTDLDPALTVAEHLRERALLQRRFGDSVRGLLLPRAERTAKERLRIDEALTAAGLEPGALPKGLRTAVRDLERTEALRLSVALALIGRPRLLGVDDTDLKLSAAERAEVWALLASVAASGITVLAVCSEAPEGAVTVSTRRDGPAPGTDPGTDPADDGTDPADDGTDPADDGTSTEARDGTDAQAHDETTTEAQGGTDAQAHDGTEEAADALAATGRP from the coding sequence GTGGACGGTCCGCTCGGGCTCGCGGTGACGGCCCGCGACTTCGGACTCAGGGGGCCACGCGGCTGGGCGTTCCGGGGGGTCCGCGTCGACGCGGACCCCGGCGCGCTGATCGCGGTGGCGGGACCGTCGGGGTCCGGGCGTACCTGCCTGCTGCTCGCGCTCACGGGCCGGATGAGGCCGACGGAGGGAACGGCGACCGTGGGCGGTCTGCGGCTGCCCCGGCGGATGTCCGCCCTGCGCCGGGTCTGTGCCCTGGCCCACGTACCGGGCGTCACGGACCTCGACCCGGCCCTGACCGTCGCCGAGCACCTGCGCGAGCGTGCGCTGCTGCAGCGCCGGTTCGGCGACTCGGTGCGCGGCCTGCTGCTCCCGCGCGCGGAGCGGACGGCGAAGGAGCGGCTGCGCATCGACGAGGCGCTGACCGCGGCCGGACTGGAGCCGGGGGCGCTGCCCAAGGGGCTCCGGACCGCCGTACGGGATCTGGAGCGCACGGAGGCGCTGCGGCTGTCGGTCGCGCTCGCGTTGATCGGCCGCCCCCGGTTGCTCGGTGTCGACGACACCGATCTGAAACTGTCGGCCGCCGAGCGGGCCGAGGTCTGGGCCCTGCTGGCCTCGGTCGCCGCGTCCGGCATCACGGTCCTGGCGGTGTGCAGCGAGGCGCCCGAGGGAGCGGTGACCGTCTCCACCCGCCGCGACGGCCCGGCCCCCGGAACGGACCCCGGCACGGACCCGGCGGACGACGGGACGGACCCGGCGGACGACGGGACGGATCCGGCGGACGACGGGACAAGCACGGAGGCGCGAGACGGGACGGACGCCCAGGCACACGACGAGACGACCACCGAAGCGCAGGGCGGGACGGACGCCCAGGCGCACGACGGGACGGAGGAGGCCGCCGATGCGCTCGCCGCGACTGGCCGCCCTTGA
- a CDS encoding YhgE/Pip family protein has product MRSPRLAALELRRFGRGRLPRAALVALLLLPLLYGALYLWSFWDPYGRLDRIPVALVNDDRGATSHGEKLTAGDDIAEGLRESKVFDWHEVSASEARRGVEDGTYYLSLTMPADLSHRIASSGGDSPETGALRVRTNDANNYLVGQISRTVFGEVREAASGKASRSFLDRIFISFSDIHGETVEAAKGADELEGGIGKAEKGSKDLADGLEDAEDGSGRLSKGLRKLDTGAGDLEKGSRQVADGTQKLADQVNAAAGRVGPFLEDNEKTIGETAQFVADSSGAIREDLDALVDKAPAAAKDARAESDALASVYRTRCADPALPDAACPDLEKARDAAAAVATVADDLSGLVTDHKEQLKTLDDNLADLQEQAQALSDRAPHLSEDLDDAVKKVNDLNTGAGKVADGAERIHKGIGTAKTGAKDLDEGVGKLRVGADDLNGGIFKLVDGSGKLAGGLHDGAEKIPDYDERERDRRTAVMADPVRLASESLHQAPNYGTGFAPYFIPLSLWVGAMVAYMLIPPMNRRALAAGASARRIALAGWLPVVAIGILQTTALMAVLHWAVGLQMVRAAGTVGFLFLVTACFAAIVQWLNARFGAAGRILVLALLMLQLTSAGGTYPVQTSPAFFNAIHPFLPMSHVVEALRRLITGGGLEPVWHACVVLTAFTAAALALTAVSARRRQVWTLDRLHPELTL; this is encoded by the coding sequence ATGCGCTCGCCGCGACTGGCCGCCCTTGAGCTCAGGCGCTTCGGGCGCGGACGGCTGCCGCGGGCCGCCCTGGTCGCGCTCTTGTTGCTGCCGCTGCTCTACGGCGCCCTGTACCTGTGGTCGTTCTGGGACCCGTACGGGCGCCTGGACCGCATACCCGTGGCGTTGGTGAACGACGACCGGGGGGCGACCTCGCACGGCGAGAAGCTCACGGCGGGCGACGACATCGCCGAGGGGCTGCGCGAGAGCAAGGTGTTCGACTGGCACGAGGTGAGCGCCTCCGAGGCCCGCCGCGGCGTCGAGGACGGCACGTACTACCTGTCGCTCACCATGCCCGCGGACCTCAGCCACCGCATCGCCTCCAGCGGGGGCGACTCGCCGGAGACCGGCGCCCTGCGGGTCCGTACGAACGACGCGAACAACTACCTCGTCGGCCAGATCTCGCGGACCGTGTTCGGCGAGGTGCGCGAGGCGGCGTCCGGCAAGGCGTCGCGCTCCTTCCTGGACCGGATCTTCATCTCCTTCTCCGACATCCACGGCGAGACGGTGGAGGCGGCCAAGGGCGCCGACGAGCTGGAGGGCGGCATCGGGAAGGCGGAGAAGGGCTCCAAGGACCTCGCCGACGGCCTCGAGGACGCCGAGGACGGCAGCGGCAGGCTCTCCAAGGGCCTGCGGAAGCTCGACACCGGGGCCGGCGACCTGGAGAAGGGTTCGAGGCAGGTCGCCGACGGCACCCAGAAGCTCGCCGACCAGGTCAACGCCGCCGCCGGGCGGGTGGGCCCCTTCCTGGAGGACAACGAGAAGACCATCGGCGAGACGGCCCAGTTCGTCGCCGACTCCTCCGGCGCGATCCGCGAGGACCTCGACGCCCTGGTGGACAAGGCCCCGGCGGCCGCGAAGGACGCCCGCGCGGAGTCCGACGCGCTCGCCTCGGTGTACCGGACCCGGTGTGCGGACCCCGCGCTGCCCGACGCGGCCTGCCCGGACCTGGAGAAGGCCCGGGACGCCGCGGCGGCCGTGGCGACCGTCGCCGACGACCTCAGCGGCCTGGTCACCGACCACAAGGAGCAGTTGAAAACGCTCGACGACAACCTGGCCGACCTCCAGGAGCAGGCTCAGGCCCTCTCCGACCGGGCGCCCCACCTCTCCGAGGACCTCGACGACGCCGTCAAGAAGGTCAACGACCTGAACACGGGCGCCGGCAAGGTCGCCGACGGCGCCGAGAGGATCCACAAGGGGATCGGCACGGCCAAGACCGGCGCCAAGGACCTGGACGAGGGCGTCGGCAAGCTCCGTGTCGGCGCCGACGACCTGAACGGCGGCATCTTCAAGCTGGTCGACGGTTCCGGGAAGCTCGCCGGCGGGCTGCACGACGGCGCGGAGAAGATCCCCGACTACGACGAGCGCGAACGCGACCGGCGCACCGCCGTGATGGCCGACCCGGTGCGGCTCGCCTCCGAGTCCCTGCATCAGGCACCGAACTACGGCACCGGTTTCGCCCCGTACTTCATTCCGCTGTCCCTGTGGGTGGGCGCCATGGTGGCGTACATGCTGATCCCGCCGATGAACCGGCGGGCGCTCGCCGCGGGGGCGTCCGCGCGGCGGATCGCGCTGGCGGGCTGGCTGCCGGTCGTGGCGATCGGGATCCTTCAGACGACGGCCCTGATGGCGGTGCTGCACTGGGCGGTCGGCCTGCAGATGGTCCGGGCCGCGGGGACGGTGGGCTTCCTGTTCCTGGTGACGGCGTGCTTCGCGGCGATCGTGCAGTGGCTGAACGCCCGCTTCGGGGCGGCGGGCCGCATCCTGGTGCTCGCGCTGCTGATGCTCCAGCTGACGTCCGCGGGCGGCACGTACCCCGTCCAGACCAGTCCGGCCTTCTTCAACGCCATCCACCCCTTCCTGCCGATGAGCCACGTCGTCGAGGCCCTCAGGAGGCTCATCACGGGCGGCGGGCTGGAGCCCGTGTGGCACGCGTGCGTGGTGCTCACCGCGTTCACCGCGGCGGCCCTCGCGCTGACCGCGGTGTCGGCCCGGCGCCGGCAGGTGTGGACGCTCGACCGGCTGCATCCGGAGCTGACCCTGTGA
- a CDS encoding TetR/AcrR family transcriptional regulator, translating to MESSSTASQGSSRREATRQKLYEAAVTLIAEQGFSATTVDEIAERAGVAKGTVYYNFASKSVLFEELLRHGVGLLTASLRQAAEQAAREGRGRVDALDAMIRAGLAFIDRYPAFTQLYVAELWRTNRAWQSTLLVVRQEAVAVVEGVLREGVESGEFSEEIDVPLTAAALVGMVLVAALDWKSFQPERSLDDVHAALSRLLQGRVSGRP from the coding sequence ATGGAAAGCAGCAGCACCGCCTCGCAGGGCAGCAGCCGTCGCGAGGCCACCCGGCAGAAGCTTTACGAGGCGGCCGTGACCCTCATCGCCGAGCAGGGCTTCTCCGCCACCACGGTGGACGAGATCGCCGAGCGCGCCGGGGTCGCGAAGGGCACGGTCTACTACAACTTCGCCAGCAAGTCCGTCCTCTTCGAAGAGCTGCTGCGCCATGGTGTCGGGCTCCTCACCGCGTCGCTGCGCCAGGCCGCGGAGCAGGCGGCGCGGGAGGGCCGCGGCCGGGTGGACGCCCTGGACGCGATGATCCGCGCGGGGCTCGCCTTCATCGACCGCTACCCGGCCTTCACCCAGCTCTACGTGGCCGAGCTGTGGCGCACCAACCGGGCCTGGCAGTCGACGCTGCTGGTGGTCCGGCAGGAGGCCGTCGCGGTGGTGGAGGGGGTGCTGCGCGAGGGCGTGGAGAGCGGTGAGTTCAGCGAGGAGATCGATGTGCCGCTGACCGCCGCCGCTCTGGTCGGCATGGTGCTGGTGGCCGCGCTGGACTGGAAGTCGTTCCAGCCGGAACGCTCCCTCGACGACGTGCACGCGGCCCTCTCCCGGCTGCTCCAGGGGCGCGTGAGCGGCCGCCCCTGA